The DNA window atcctaaacaggctccatgctgtcagtacagagcctgaagtagggcttgatgagatcatgacttgagctgaaaccaatgttttcttcattgatttcttGGTTGGCTCTTTCATGGTTTAGTAttatgttatttaaccttcatgtatttgtgctctttccagactttttttttttgtggtttcctagcattgtggtcagaagaggtgcatggtatgactttgatcatTTTGAGTTTGCTGAGGCTTGTTTTATGTACTAATATATGATCTAGTCTAGAGAatattctgtgtgcacttgaaaagaatgtgtattctgctgttttagaatggaatgttttgaatatatctgttaaacctaTCTGATCACGTATGTTAtttaaagccactgtttcttgttgattttctgtttggttgATCTGGACAtcaatgtaagtggggtgttaaagcccCCTAATATTGCTgtattattgattagttcctcTATgcttgttattaactgttttatgtatttgggtcctcCTATGTGGGgtgtatacatatttacaattgttatatcttcttgttggattgtcccctttattaatACATAGTGtccttttatctatctatctatctatctatctatatcttgttacagtctttgtttaaagTTCTGTTTCATCCAATGTAAGTATGCTATTCTGACTTTCTTtggacatccatttgcatgatgaatgtttctccatcccctcgctttcaatctgcaggtatcattacatctgaaatgagtcttttataggcagcatataggtgAGTCCTACTGTTTTATTTACTCTGTCactttgtgtcttttgattggagcatttagtccatttgccttcaaagtaattattgatagatatatatttattgccattttgttacttgtttcatggttgtttttgtagttttgctctaatcctttcttctcttgctttctttcatagttttctggttttctttagtgatatccttggattccttttttaaaaatactttgcatatctcatagtttttgatttgtggttttcATTAGGTTTGTATACAACATCTGCATATATCAATCTAcattaagttgatagttgcttaAGTTAGAACCTGTTCTTTACTTCTCTCCCCCCACATTTAGATATATTGTGTCATCTGTTACAtcctttattttgtgaatcccttgactgatttttacagatatacttatttcTACTGTTTTCTACTTTTTACACTCTCACTTATGGTCTTTTATTTACCacccaaagagtcccctttaatatttcttatagggctgttttagtggtcatgaactcttgcagtttttgtttctctgagaaactttttatctctccttctattctgtatgatagccttgctggaaaGAGTATTCTTGTCTGTAGAAGTTTTCCTTTCAGCCTTTTGTATATATCCTGCCCACCCCTTCTACCCTGTCAAGTTTTTGCTGAGAAATCAGCTGATAActcttatggggtttcccttgtacatggaactgtcttttattttctgctttaatttttttttctttatcacatttttgctattttgattactatgtgTCTTTATATGGGATTCCTTGGGTTAATGTTGTTGGGGCTTCTGCGTGTCTActggatctggatatctatttccttccccagattagggaactTTTCAactatgatttcttcaaataaatttttagcccccttttctttctcttcttctggaattccctATAATgcgaatgttattacacttgatggagtcactgtgttccctaagtctattctagttttgcataatttttttctatcatttgttcagtttgattactttccattactctgttctAGTTATTAATTAATTCTTCCACTTCTTCCAATCTGCTATTTATTCTATCAAGtgtattttaaatgtcatatatCATGTTCCTCATCTCTAATtggttctttttcacattttctatctcttaagggtctcactgatatCCTTCACTCACTTCTCAAGTCGATTGATTATCCTTATGATCATTACCTCAAATGCTCTATCAGGCATGTTAAttatatctgtttcatttaggtcttttgctgtggttttgtcctaCTTTTCATTTGTGACTTTTTCCTTTGACTCTTCATTTTTTCTGACACTCTGTATCTGTTTCTGTGTATTGGGAAAGTCACCTTCATCTCTTGCCCATGAAAGTAGTGTATtgaacttaaacttttttttaatgtttatttttgacaaagagagagagagaaagagagagagagagagagacagagcatgagtgggggaagggcagagagagagggagacacagaatgtgaaggagtttccaggcttcgagctgttagcacagagccagatgcggggctcaaactcacagaccgcgagatcatgacctgagccaaagtcggacactcaaccgactgagccacccaggcacctctgcacTTAAAACTTTTAACTAAGTGATGCTGGCCCTCCTCCACAGTGAACACACACCTGCTGCAGAGACTGGCTGGCAGGGTGGGAGCATGATGCTGTAAGCTGTGTGTGCAGTTCCTCCTCCATATGGAGGAGGCTGCTGTAGAGACTGGGCCAGCCAAGCTGTTCAGTAATTCAGTAAAGCACGTGCAGGTTGGAAGTGCAGTTTTAACAAGGTGTGGGCATCTTACATGGGAGGCGGAGAGGTGCAGTGTTGGCAAAGTTTGTACACATCTTCTGGGGGAGGGAGTCCACAGCATCAGTACTAAGACAGGCCTGGCTCAAGAGGGTGGGGCATactgtaagcaagttaggtagtgagtgCTGGAGTagtgctggttcccacaggtggctaCGTATTTCTGATGAGGGGGAGGAGGACGGAAATGGCACCTACCATCTCCTTTATTCCTAAAGAAGTCCCTCAGAGAACTGTGAGATTAGTAACCGACTCTTCCTCCCATAAACTCCAGGCACCTTTTTTAAACTGTTGCTTCCAAGCTGTATCTCTGTGAGCTTTTCTCTGTGCTGTCCCTTTAAGCTCAGTGGGTCAGATTCCTAGCACCCTCTGGGCTCTCTCAGAGCAGAGtgtgctgatttttaaagttccaggttcTAAGTCCTGCAGGTTGTAAGCACTCATGAAATCTGGTCCCTTTGATTTTCAAAGTCATAGGGTACGgggatttctcttctttttgtaggCTCCCAGGTATAAGTAGTCTGTTTCTTGCTCCTCTCACACTCCCAGTTCCTTCACTCAAGTGGTCAAATCTGAGGGTTTAGGTTCCCAGTGAGTCTTCACCCTTCCTAACCTCTTCAACATGGCCTCTCTCTACCTTCAGTTGTAGAATATGTTCGGCCAGTCtttgggtccttttctgggtTGTTTACTCTTATGTAAGTGTTATCTAAttgtatccatgggacaaggtgagtttagggtcctcctactctacCGTCTTCCCTGGGGGGGGGTTATTAGCAAAAATTTtcagaagcatttttttcttctggcagATACAGCAACATACATTCACTATTCCGTCTCAGGGCTTTATCAACTCTCTAGTTTTCTATTCCAGAGGACATAATCCACGTCCATTACAGTAATGATATAATGCTGTTGGACCAGATGAGAAGGAAGTGGCAAAGTTATAGACACTTTTGTAAGTCACATGTATGCCAGAGAGTGGGAAATATATTTTCCCCCAATTCATGGACCTGTCCCTTTGGGATAATTTCTAGGAGGCCAGTGGTCTAGGGTAGAAACAGTGATATTTGAAATTACTGAGTCACATATGGATACTACATGGAGAATTTGTTAGCCCGTATGGGTGATCTTAGTACAGatctttatgatttaaaatattcttccgTCCTCTTTAGCTTTCTTATAATCAGAAAACATTTATgcaacactaatttgaaaatatacatgCTCCCCTTTTCTtgttacattatttataatagccaagatatggaagcaacccatgtccatcaatagatgaatggataaatatatggtatgtatacacaatggaatattaatcagtcATAAAAGGAATAAGATgttcccatttgcaacaacatggatggacctagagagtacaatgctagattaaataagtcagagaaggaaaaacatatgtggaatttaagaaataaatgagcaaagaaaaaagagagattaaaaaaaaaaaacctcttaaatacagagtatAAAGTTAtagttgccagagaggaggttagtgggagaataggtgaaataaataaagaggattaagaggtacaaactcagttataaaataaataagtcacagaaatgaaaagcacagcatcAGGAATATAGTAAATAAGATGGTAGTAATATTATTtgctgacagatggtagctacttTGTagtgataagcactgagtaatgcacagAAATGTTCAAtcgtattgtacacctgaaactaatataacactgtatattaactataattcaataaaataatttaaaaacaaaaaagaaaggaaaataaataaagaaaaagaaaaggaaaggaaaggaaaggaaaggaaagaaagaaagaaagaaagaaagaaagaaagaaagaaagaaagaaagaaaaaaaagaaaacaaacatttctggCTAGTTGCTAGGCCTTAGTAGAGACCAAATAACATGAGGTCAATAAGCATGAGCTGAGTGAAAATCcataatgacttttaaaatagtgatttttcAACCCAGAATTATCTTATCCAgttgctgctttaaaaatctaTAGCAGGATGAAGTGATGTTTAGTACAGATCAAGTATCTTTGAAAAGTGGGATATACCTTGGCTTTTGTTACCAAACATGGAGGTGGTTCTCTACTGCCAGCATCTGAAAGTCTACCTGACATATTCCTATAATGCACAGTATTATATGTGGGGAAGAGTGGACATACCAAGAAGTTAATGCactctataaaaattaaaaagtactctAGCTTCCTTTACCTTAAATTAGGACATTTCTAAGCCACAGTTTATAGAGTCCCCCAGAGGACCATGATAGGCTCGAATCCATTACATTTATCAACATAAACATCCTTCATGTCTCCGTCTCACTTTCCAATTCATTAATGATGTTGTTTCCAAAAATCAgctttcaaataaattataatcAAATTTTGACTTTGGATCTTCTCAAGGAGTACAAACTGAGTAAACTACGTAGAATTACTAGTCTCACATATATTTGATATAATGATTCCTAACATTCTCCAGAGCTAGTTGGCAGTTCATTTGCAAACCCGTGGGAAGCAGAAGAGATGTAATTATATCTTTCTATTGTAAAATGATCATaatttcaattataaatatttagtagaTAGTAATGCTGTCTGATAAAATAACCCATATCATAGTGGATTCACAATTCCCATGGTAGTAAGGGTGATGAGTAAATGCTTTACAGAAGTAGTAGAAATCTATTCAGTGACATAGATGTTATGTCCAGCTCCAGATGTGGCAAGTATCAGAAACCTAAGTGAAAATATCCAATAGGTTGATGGATGTATAGTTTTAGAGCTCCAAAGCCAGATTGAGTCAGCAGAATTTGACATAATGTCCCCATTTGCTCAATCTTTTTATTGATATCTTTATGTCTTTGTTCCGTAATGTATAGATGGCAGGATTCAAGACAGGGGTGATAGCAAAGTCAACAATGAATAGGTATTTATCAATTGATGACGTGGGGAAAGGCCATACATAGAGAAACATGCATGGAGTGAAAAATAGAACCACCACAGTGATGTGAGCTGACAGAGTGACAAATGCTTTGGATAAGTCTCCTGAAGAACGTTTCCAGACAGTGACCAAAATGAAGATATAGGAAAGGATTAGCAGGAAGAAGGTGCCCATGCTCATGAAGCCACTGTTGGCAGCAATAATAAACTCAAACTTGGCTCCATCTGTGCATGCAAGTTTTATGATCCTGGGAAAGTCACAGTAAAAGCTGTCTACTTTATTAGGACCGCAAAAGGGCAAGTTTATAATGAAAGCAAACTGGGACATAGCATGGATCACCCCAATGACCCAGCCAGcaattacaaaagaaatacatattttagggTTCATGATATTCAAGTAGTGAAGAGGCTTACAGATTGCTGTGTACCTGTCAAATGCCATGGCGATGAGTAACACCATCTCCACTCCTCCCATGATGTGGATGAAGCATATCTGTGTCATACAACTTTGGAAAGAAATTATCTTATACTCATTTAGAAGGTCTGTAATCATCTTTGGAACTGTGGTAGAGGAAAGCCCCACATCAATGAGGGATAGGTTGGCCAGCAGGAAGTACATAGGAGAATGTAAATGAGAATCCaaaattaccaaaaagacaatgaaaagattTCCCAGGATGATCCCCaaataaatcaaggaaaataTCAACATGAGAAAAACTTTAGTTTCCCAAGAACTAGCGAGTCCCAACAACATAAACTCAGAAACAACAGATTCATTTAGTCCATTCATTGACTTGGACAGAAGAGGTGATTTCAAATCGCCTGAGgataaaacatgaagaaaagtgAGAATCAGTGGTACAAATGTAGTTTCCTATTTATCCTACTAGTTTATTCATATCCTAGAGTTAGAAATAATTTAattggaaaagaaatacaaagaaaacagaattactatttttcccttcttaTTCCATTATCaggcattttgttttcctgttagAGATTTCAAGACTTTTCCCCTGACCACTTAACTAGGTATTTCCACAACCGAAAAATCTCAAACATTTCTGTCACCTTCACATTGCTTTCATACTAGCAAATTCTTGTCAGCTAGATATTTTACCTCACTGTTCAAATAGAGATCATCAAGCTGAAACTGTTTAATAAGTTTCACCTTGCTTCACCtcatctgtggggtttttttggtacaATTTATCATGCAAGTCAGGTGTCCAAATTGAAATGCTTTGTTCAAGACACATTATTTTCATGGTGCATGCATGGACCTctatatcaaataaaatattgggtATGAGAGAAAAAATACCATTAGCAAGTAAGGAAATGTTTGTTAAGCAAAGATAATATTAACAGATAAAACATATTAAGTGATTCCTCCATGCAAGCCACTGTACTCAGTACATCATTGTAACTTTATAAAATTCTATAATATAATCACTGTTTTATTAGATTCATTTTACTAGTGtagaaactgagtcccagaagGATTAATTGTCAGAGCCAGAATTTGTATCTATGCTTGCAGGATACCAGAATTCCTGATCTAAACCATGGCAGTATGACATTCAAGGACGGCCCCTTCAATTATATCCTGGGTCTTATGCAAGACCCATCAattaattttcttcctctttaattttccttGACCTGTAACTAAGAGAACATTAAGCATTATGACTTATTAGGATAGTGAACTCTCTTTTGAAAAAGTCAAATCTTTATATCTTgtgttcttttctaattttttttcctctccaactCTTCATTGGCAAGCTGGTCCAAACTTATTTTCATTCATAAGCTAAAATTAGTGTCCACAGTTCTCTTCCTTGTTAGGAAGAAGCTTTGGATCCTGGATATGTCACATAACACTTTCTTTTCAATCATTATTTACCTTGATCTTACCGCAGGATTTGATACTGTTTATCATGCCCTTCCTCGTTTCTGCAACTCCTTCTGACCTTGGCTTCTTGTCTTCTTTAAAGTCATTTCCCTTCCAACTTTTTGCCAATAGAAATTCCATTTGTTCAGGTAGTGAGCTAAAATCATTCAAATTAGGAGGGTGTAGGCCTATCCCACTTGAAAGTTTGTTATATGATTTTTCTAAACCAGTTACTATAATCTCATTTTCCTTGAGATGTTAAGATGGATTGTGTAGCCCAGAATGGTTCATTGAAGTGAAAATCAATGTCATCTGTGGAGAgttttctttcccaaataaaaaGGACAAATCTTCATGTGCAAACGGATTTTCCTGATCCATATTTTCCTGAATTTGATGCTAATGTTATGGCTAAAAGTGAAGTAACCCTGGCATTTGAAAGCTCATGTGCTAAAAGTAAGAGTAAAAAGTTAGAAAGGACCTGGAACCCAAAATGCATGAATAGTCACTTAACCAAAGCCATGAATGATCTCCCTCCTTCTGCTTTTTAGTACCTACATGTTCACTTTTATATCTGTAGGTTTATCACTGCACTCCAGAGCAATATATTCATAGCTGTATACGATACACACAAATGAAGTCTGACTTCCACCTTCAAGTTATCAAGCCAAAACTGAACTCATATTCCACACcattgttttaataaatatcatTACCATTTTCCCAGATGCCCAATACAGACACCTGTGTGGCACTCTTGTTTGTATTTCCCTTTCCACCTCTAGTTGCAGAATTTTTATTGGtgaatatttcttcatttctcttctcttcattctatcgtcattttttttttttttttgcctttggtcTATGTATTTTATCATCTTGACAGTTGAAAAGATCTCTCTGCTCCATTCTTCCTCAAGTCCAGTTGATTCTATAGTCTGATTTGAGATATGTCTGTCAAAAGTCAAGTTTGATCATGTGACTTTCCTACTTAAAGCCTCTGGTAGGTTTATCAAGAGAAAATTCTTGAAATCTCACAGCACATCACATAATATGCTGAGAAGAGATGAGTAATATTTGGTTTCAGAAGCtgtttccatgaaaattttaagGAATGAATGTACTAAACAGTCACTGGATAAGTTTCaaaactgattcttttttttaaatttattttaatgtttattatttttgagagagcgagtgagcactaacaggggaagggcatagagagagggagacacagaatctgaaggaggctccagcctctgagctgtcagcagagagccagatatggggctcgaactcacaaactgtgaggtcatgacctgagccaaagtcagacacttaacccactgagccacccaggtgcccctcaaaattgATTCTTGATAACATCTCTtagtaaaataggaaatattaagaaatatttttaacatgattgttttaatagaatttttaaaccAGCAGTCAAAATCTGGTTATAGGTGAAATATCAAAATCAATAACATAAAGAAGGAAGCCTGCAGCACTGTTTCAATCATATGCTATGGACAAGAAGATTAAATCAAGTAATACTACTGAAGGGACTGTTGCAAAATATATTAGTTAACAAATCACACAGTTGTCGACCTCAAAAACTTAAgacaaatattaagaaatattaaatttagtaagatcatcttattttttaaatttttaaatatttatttatttttgaaagagagagagacagagcatgagtgggtaaggggcagagagaaagggagacagaatgtgaagcaggctccgggctccgagctgtcagcacagagcccaactcggggctaaaactcaaactatgagatcatgacctgagtgaagttggatgcttaaccaactgagccacccaggtgcccctaataagatcattttaataaatacaatgtCAAAAATAACCTGTTAAATAGAGAAACTTCAATTATAAGTGAACTAAATGTGTAGTGTATGCAttctactgaaaaaaatttttttctgaaatatttgaaacCTGTATGATAAGGGAAATGAAACCATGCaaatggagggaaagaaagatgacaagtaataaaaatatcaattctcACTGACCAATTTGTGCACTAACTGCAGCGCTCATTTAAAGTCCAGTGGAAATCTTTTGGAACATTACGAAGTGATCCAAACGTCCGTTTCAAAACTCAGGaaattttccaaaggaaatgaaatgggaATTGAGGACAAAATGAGAATGCTTTCTATAAAAGATATTAGAATATGTCCTAAACCTATACTAATTAAACAGTGATTAATTTGGCTAAAGgtcaacagataaataaaacacagttaAGAATGTGATACAAATAAGGGAATTTGACATATGATAAAAAAGGCATCACAATTATGTAGGTGATGAAGAGTTATTCAATCTactataacactatatgttaactacactggaattaaaataaaaatagataaattcagAATATTCAATAGTTGTTAAACATGTAGCTCAACATTGCAAACATAAAGTTGTAAGTATCTTGTTatacatttaacaatttttttaatgtttatttttttgagagagagagagtgccacgggagaagggcagagaaagtaTCTTATTGTACATTTTATAGCAATGGAAGTTCTGGATGATTAGAAGGATTAAATGTACGagtaaaattacagaattttaagaaaataggtACGAATTAATTTGAAAACTTCAGGTGAAGAGGTCTTTCTGTATTTACTCCAAGTTCAGAAAGTAGATTccagttttgtatttatttctcaaCAGAATGGATAAACCTGTTGCTGCTATAGGTTCGGGGAAGCAGTGCTTCTCATTCTCAGCTCATGGGAGATATGAAGTGGTACAGTCATTCTAGAAGGCAGTTGagtcataaaagtaaaaaaacaaaacaaaacaaaaaaccaaaaacataccTCAGTAATCCTGTTGGAATTGTTttgaaaggaaatagagaaatgaacaaaatgtatttgtaatgTTATTTTACTTATGAGCATTTTGAATAATGTAAGCTAATTGGAAACATATTGTTTAAGAATAACAGAGTGATTAAATAAGTGGATATATTCATACACGGCAGgcttaaaaatgaacattaaatctACATTAAGTGGGATGAAAAGATTTCAGTAAGTTAAGGAAACATTTATAGAGAAAATCTTCTTATTTTGGGGGCTGGAATAACATTTTACATGAGTAAATGTTTAGGATTCACCCCAAGTTTCTACAGGTGGTggaattttaaatagttttatgctttttttaatgtttatttttgagagagagagagagagagggagagagggagagagggagagagaaagcaccaaagggggaggggcggagagagagggagacatagactctgaagcaggcaccaggctctgagctgtcagcacagagccccatgtggggctcaaacccacaaaccttgagatcattatataagccaaagtcagatgcttaactgagccacccagatgcccctattcttgtttctttatctCCAACTTGATTTGCTATATATCTAGGggtaatatttattgttttttaagtttgaaagtaAATGTGTCAAAATAAATTGAGAGGAtggaaagaaacatttatatAGGAGCCATTTCCAGGAAACAGTACAATGCAGTGTTTAAGAGCACAAACACAAGGCCCAAACTGTTTGCATCCCCAGATCCCCCATTTACCGGCTATTTGTTCTATGTTAGTTCTATGTTAGTTACCAGACTGCTGGAtgtatcagtttcttcattgttATAGGCAGATCCTAAGAGTCAGTAGCTTCTGTAATTGTTTTAAGGACTAAATGAattgaaataagaaaacataagaaaatgctTGGACATATAGTAAATGCTAAATAAGTGTTACCTATTGTGATAATTTTGATGATTTTCAGGAAACAGACCTAGCATTTCAGACTGGTAACTGATTGAATAAATCTGGCAGAAAGAAAGCTAGCATGCCCTTGTCATGTTGTTTCAGTAGGAATACAATCCTGAAGGCATAgatactgctttttcttttaagatactAATATTTAGAGAAAAGGAGATGGAAGAGTCAATATACTTCATATACTATCTTTAAAAAGATACTAGAGCTTTGAAGAATATGTTTATTCATCATACAGTTTTAACTCTGAGAATAATA is part of the Neofelis nebulosa isolate mNeoNeb1 chromosome 7, mNeoNeb1.pri, whole genome shotgun sequence genome and encodes:
- the LOC131518178 gene encoding olfactory receptor 4F15-like; translation: MNGLNESVVSEFMLLGLASSWETKVFLMLIFSLIYLGIILGNLFIVFLVILDSHLHSPMYFLLANLSLIDVGLSSTTVPKMITDLLNEYKIISFQSCMTQICFIHIMGGVEMVLLIAMAFDRYTAICKPLHYLNIMNPKICISFVIAGWVIGVIHAMSQFAFIINLPFCGPNKVDSFYCDFPRIIKLACTDGAKFEFIIAANSGFMSMGTFFLLILSYIFILVTVWKRSSGDLSKAFVTLSAHITVVVLFFTPCMFLYVWPFPTSSIDKYLFIVDFAITPVLNPAIYTLRNKDIKISIKRLSKWGHYVKFC